In a genomic window of Terriglobia bacterium:
- a CDS encoding serine hydrolase, with protein MSFSGHNPLPVAAFSGQDQRFARAFSILEEAVSSRAFPGAAVSVTHRGEIVALKAVGHFTYDTNSPKVEPSTIYDIASVTKVVATTTAAVILYDQGSLDLNAKVADFFPEFGTEPGKKRVTVRMLLAHSSGLPAYEKLFERAKSRAEILRLALEMPLAHPPLDRAEYSDIGFIILGEILSKLARQPLDRFCDEQIFKPLRMSFTGYHPREDWRTHIVPTVNNDFRGRIIQGEVHDENAWVMGGISGHAGVFSNVTDLAQFALCMLRLGSPIVKPSTLNLFTRREEMPAGSSRTLGWDTPSSPSQSGQYFSQRSFGHLGYTGTSLWCDPVRQLSVTLLTNRVWPDRSSQAIKYVRPRFHDAVVEALEV; from the coding sequence TTGAGCTTTTCTGGCCACAATCCGCTCCCCGTCGCTGCATTCAGCGGCCAGGATCAGCGCTTCGCCCGCGCCTTCTCCATCCTTGAAGAAGCCGTCTCATCCCGTGCTTTCCCAGGAGCGGCCGTCAGCGTCACCCATCGCGGAGAGATTGTCGCCCTCAAAGCCGTCGGGCATTTCACATACGACACCAACTCGCCCAAAGTCGAGCCAAGCACCATTTACGACATCGCCTCTGTCACGAAAGTGGTTGCCACGACTACCGCTGCGGTGATCCTCTACGATCAAGGCTCGCTCGACCTCAACGCCAAGGTCGCCGACTTCTTCCCCGAGTTCGGCACCGAGCCCGGTAAAAAGCGCGTCACCGTCCGCATGTTGCTCGCGCACTCTTCCGGCCTGCCCGCATATGAAAAACTCTTCGAGCGCGCGAAATCACGCGCCGAAATCCTTCGCCTCGCCCTCGAAATGCCGCTCGCTCACCCGCCGCTCGACCGCGCCGAATACAGCGACATCGGCTTCATCATCCTCGGCGAGATCCTCTCCAAGCTCGCGCGCCAACCCCTTGACCGTTTCTGCGACGAGCAGATTTTCAAGCCCTTGCGCATGTCATTTACCGGCTATCACCCGCGCGAAGACTGGCGCACCCACATCGTCCCCACCGTCAACAACGACTTCCGCGGCCGCATCATTCAAGGCGAGGTTCACGACGAAAACGCTTGGGTGATGGGCGGCATTTCCGGACACGCCGGCGTATTTTCCAACGTCACCGACCTCGCGCAATTCGCACTCTGCATGTTGCGACTCGGCTCTCCCATCGTTAAGCCCTCGACCCTCAACCTGTTTACACGTCGAGAAGAGATGCCAGCAGGCTCTTCGCGCACTCTTGGTTGGGACACGCCATCATCTCCCTCTCAGTCGGGTCAATACTTTTCGCAACGCTCCTTCGGACATCTCGGTTACACCGGCACATCGCTCTGGTGCGATCCCGTCCGGCAACTTTCCGTTACACTCCTGACCAATCGTGTCTGGCCCGATCGCAGCAGCCAGGCCATAAAATATGTTCGTCCAAGATTTCACGACGCCGTTGTTGAGGCGCTTGAGGTATAG